DNA from Triticum aestivum cultivar Chinese Spring chromosome 7D, IWGSC CS RefSeq v2.1, whole genome shotgun sequence:
TTCAAAAGCAAGCATTTGAAATTTGAAATGAAAATGCCCCAAAAACAAAAGCAAGCATTTGAAATTTGAAATGAAAATGCCCCAAAAACCCCAAATCAGCATCTTCCTCAGCCAGAGAGAGAGGGGAAAAAAAAAGCAGCAACCGCTGTGCGGACGCGCCAGCGGAGTAAAGAAAGAGGTGCATGCATGCACGCGCATCCCAGCACATCACAGCGGCGGTACAGTGTACACCCCCCCTTGACCCTCCCCTCCCCGATGATGAGATTCATTGAATCCCGGCAAATCCGCATCGCAAGTTGGGCGAGCCACTGGACCGGATTCCCCGCCGCACCATCCACATAAGAACCACCACCGCGCCCCAAACCCACCAccgcaccccaccccaccccaccccattcCTCCTCCTCCAATTTTTTCCCTTCGTCAGGGTTCGTTCGCTCGTTCGCAGCGCCGCCTGATTGATTGATTCGTTCTCGTCGCAGCAGCTCCTCGATCTCCTCCTCGCCATGCCTCCCTTCCACGATTTCCGCGGTAAGCAAGGGCCCCGAATCGAATTGGATTTCTTGCTGTGTTTCGCCGGAGATCTGGAGGATTTCTTGCTGCGGCTGGGTTTGCTGGTGCGGTGTGCTGATTTTGTGTGTGTTTATTTGTGCAGATGGCGGTCTGCTTGTCCTGGACCCGGCGGCGGCTATGTTCGGCGGCGTGCGGCAGCGGAAGCGCGCGCGCGTCACGGCCGTGCCCCCCTGCGTCTTCGCCGCCGCGGCTGCGGAGGAGGAGGCGCtcagggcggcgccggcggccaaGAGGCAGAGGCTGAGGGAGGCGCCGACCCTCGACGCGCTCCCGGACGGGTGCCTCTTCGAGATCCTGCGCCGCGTGCAGGGCGCCCGCGCGCGGGGCGCCTCCTCGTGCGTCTCCCGCCGCTGGCTCGCGCTGCTCGGCGGCATCCGCGCCTCCGAGATCAAGCGGGCCCAGGCCCCGGCCGTGCCGGACCTCAACCAGGTCTTCGTCTGCGACGACGAGGACGAGGCCGAGGCCGCATCCGCGCGCCCCGGCCGCTCCGAGAGGACCCTCGAGGGCGAGGGCGCCACGGACGTCGCCCTCACCGCGGCGGCCGTCGCCGACGGCCTCCGCGGCAGCCTGGAGAGCGTCGTTGTCCGGGGGAGCCACCCGACGCGCGGCGTCACCGACAGCGGCCTCTCCGCGGTCGCCCGTGGGTGCCCGTCGCTCCGCTCGCTCGCCCTGTGGGACGTGCCGCAGGTGACGGACGCGGGGCTCGCTGAGATCGCCGCCGGGTGCCCTTCGCTCGAGAAGCTCGACATCACCGGCTGCCCGCTGGTCACCGACAAGGGCCTCGTCGCAGTCGCTCAGGGGTGCCCGGATTTGAAGACGCTGACCATTGAGGCATGCTCTGGTGTTGCCAATGAGGGCCTCAAGGCTATCGGCAGGTGCTGCTCCAAGCTGCAGGCGGTGAACATCAAGAACTGTGCATATGTTGGTGACCAGGGAGTGTCTGGTCTCATCTGTTCCGCCACAGCCTCGCTTGCCAAGGTCTGCCTTCAGGGTTTGAGCATCACTGATGCTTCTCTTGCTGTGATTGGGTACTACGGAAAGGCGATCACAAACCTCACCCTCACTCG
Protein-coding regions in this window:
- the LOC123171580 gene encoding EIN3-binding F-box protein 1, whose product is MPPFHDFRDGGLLVLDPAAAMFGGVRQRKRARVTAVPPCVFAAAAAEEEALRAAPAAKRQRLREAPTLDALPDGCLFEILRRVQGARARGASSCVSRRWLALLGGIRASEIKRAQAPAVPDLNQVFVCDDEDEAEAASARPGRSERTLEGEGATDVALTAAAVADGLRGSLESVVVRGSHPTRGVTDSGLSAVARGCPSLRSLALWDVPQVTDAGLAEIAAGCPSLEKLDITGCPLVTDKGLVAVAQGCPDLKTLTIEACSGVANEGLKAIGRCCSKLQAVNIKNCAYVGDQGVSGLICSATASLAKVCLQGLSITDASLAVIGYYGKAITNLTLTRLSAVGERGFWVMANALGLQKLRCMSITSCPGVTELALVSIAKFCPSLKQLYLRKCSQISDGLLKDFAEAAKVLENLQIEECNRITLMGILSFLLNCSPKFKTLSLVKCTGIKDICSAPAQLPVCKSLRSLTIKQCPGFTDASLAVVGMICPHLENLDLSGLGAVTDDGLLPLIRSSESGLVHVDLNGCENLTDAAISALVKAHGTSLAHLSLEGCSKISDASLFAISESCSELAELDLSNCMVSDYGVAVLASAERLKLRVLSLSGCLKVTPKSVPFLGSMPASLEGLNLQFNFIGNHNIASLEKQLWWCDILA